A window from candidate division KSB1 bacterium encodes these proteins:
- a CDS encoding polysaccharide biosynthesis tyrosine autokinase, with protein sequence MDELLVDAEVHEAGGGIDLARLMRGIWERRWLVVGITFVLTALWVVYLKRLPVVYEAECLVQFKDSSDRTGQLLNETRLTQLTSRTFAEEVVQKLGLAVQLGPEMGELRRTDVFSELTCTRQPWPGQYEILIGDSTFEVLRRVDETRTLRLRTGSVWKILNDTVSVAGFSFRVNPALRPLPQRITLEVSRFDRAVKNFRNSVDMSLRDPGTVLSLKVQSDDPRLAAFTVNRLAEIFVDRSISLRYKNLRARRELLEKQLEAARDRLEQAKERLKNFRQMYAADLAKASGDKFVDRDKMEQEIEALENLHRSLSDLVDRAAVVGRSGKMVEPQDIYLHQQLVRIGDLARDPRAMVLAEQVDHRAQEYLELRKTLPATNPDVRLASARLDSVFDQIREVAEGYLRRLTIDIQKKRRELSVMDQRIYQVPQVQAQLSDLERDLKVSEELYTNLQIEVSKARIEEAAEEKDVEILDPAIPPEYPINANKKKRALIGLMFSFAIGVGVAGVLELLDPRIKTVEDARRHLGLPVLGVIPLAEFDDVPAYRDDEKIRRIDRQLVTDDYRPTPISEAYRSLRTNLVFSKTHGRIHTLVLTSLEPGDGKSFTAANLAIIMAQQRHSTLLVDADLRRGVLHNTFLVPKEPGLTNYLSGAATLNEVLRETHVPNLKLVTCGPMFPNPSELLGSPMMKRFLDEVGRRFDFIVFDTPPLAAATDAIVLGAQVDGVALVVRAKRTSHRDAKRRLGLFANVPVKLLGVVINGATQEFGHEAYSYYHY encoded by the coding sequence ATGGACGAGCTGCTTGTCGATGCTGAAGTGCACGAGGCGGGGGGCGGAATCGACCTGGCCCGGCTGATGCGCGGGATCTGGGAGCGCCGCTGGCTGGTGGTGGGGATCACCTTCGTTTTGACGGCGCTCTGGGTCGTCTATCTGAAGCGCCTGCCGGTGGTGTACGAGGCCGAGTGTCTGGTTCAGTTCAAGGACTCCTCCGATCGAACCGGGCAACTCCTCAACGAGACCCGCCTCACTCAGCTTACCAGCCGCACGTTTGCGGAGGAAGTTGTCCAGAAACTCGGTCTTGCGGTCCAGCTCGGGCCCGAGATGGGGGAGCTGCGCCGCACGGACGTCTTCTCGGAGCTGACGTGCACGCGCCAGCCCTGGCCTGGACAGTACGAGATCCTGATCGGCGACAGCACGTTCGAGGTCCTGCGCCGCGTGGACGAGACACGCACCCTTCGGCTGCGCACCGGATCGGTGTGGAAAATCCTCAACGACACGGTGTCGGTGGCGGGGTTTTCCTTCCGGGTCAACCCGGCCCTGCGCCCGCTGCCCCAGCGCATCACCCTCGAGGTAAGCCGCTTTGATCGCGCTGTTAAGAACTTCCGCAACTCTGTGGACATGTCCCTCCGCGACCCGGGAACGGTTCTTTCGCTGAAGGTGCAGAGCGATGATCCACGCCTTGCCGCCTTCACTGTGAACCGCCTCGCGGAGATCTTTGTGGACCGGAGCATCTCCCTGCGCTACAAGAATCTGCGCGCACGGCGGGAGCTACTGGAAAAGCAGCTGGAGGCGGCCAGGGACCGTCTGGAGCAGGCGAAGGAGCGGCTGAAAAACTTCCGCCAGATGTACGCGGCCGACCTGGCGAAGGCCTCCGGCGACAAATTCGTCGATCGCGACAAGATGGAGCAGGAGATCGAGGCGCTCGAGAACCTGCACCGCAGCCTGAGCGATCTGGTCGATCGGGCCGCTGTAGTGGGCCGCTCAGGGAAGATGGTCGAGCCTCAGGATATCTACCTCCACCAGCAACTGGTCCGCATTGGCGATCTGGCCAGGGATCCGCGGGCGATGGTCCTGGCCGAGCAGGTGGATCATCGCGCCCAGGAGTACCTGGAGCTCCGGAAGACGCTGCCGGCTACCAATCCCGATGTCCGCCTCGCCTCGGCCCGGCTCGATTCCGTGTTCGACCAGATCCGGGAGGTGGCCGAAGGGTACCTGCGACGTCTGACCATCGATATCCAGAAGAAACGGCGCGAGCTGTCCGTGATGGACCAGAGGATCTACCAGGTCCCGCAGGTACAGGCCCAGCTGTCCGACTTGGAGCGCGACCTCAAGGTGAGCGAGGAACTGTACACCAACCTGCAGATCGAGGTGAGTAAGGCGCGGATCGAGGAGGCCGCAGAAGAGAAAGATGTGGAGATCCTTGACCCAGCGATCCCGCCGGAGTATCCCATTAACGCCAACAAGAAAAAGCGCGCCTTGATAGGTCTGATGTTTTCCTTCGCCATAGGGGTGGGGGTGGCCGGTGTTCTGGAGCTCCTCGATCCGCGAATCAAGACGGTGGAGGACGCCCGGCGTCACCTGGGCCTTCCCGTGCTGGGCGTAATCCCACTGGCGGAATTCGACGACGTGCCCGCCTACCGGGACGACGAGAAGATCCGGCGGATCGATCGGCAGCTGGTCACGGACGATTATCGACCCACGCCCATCAGCGAGGCGTACCGATCTCTGCGCACCAACCTCGTGTTCAGCAAGACGCACGGCAGAATCCACACGTTGGTGCTCACCAGTTTGGAACCGGGGGATGGCAAGTCCTTCACCGCCGCCAATCTGGCCATCATCATGGCCCAGCAGCGGCACAGCACACTGCTGGTGGACGCGGATCTGCGGCGAGGCGTGCTTCACAACACGTTCCTCGTCCCCAAGGAGCCAGGCCTGACGAACTATCTGTCGGGTGCGGCTACGCTCAACGAGGTCCTGCGGGAGACGCACGTGCCCAATCTGAAGTTGGTCACATGCGGCCCGATGTTCCCCAATCCGAGCGAGCTTCTGGGCTCGCCGATGATGAAGCGATTCCTGGACGAGGTGGGGCGGCGCTTTGACTTCATCGTTTTCGACACGCCTCCCCTGGCGGCCGCTACCGACGCCATTGTGCTTGGCGCTCAGGTGGACGGCGTGGCCCTGGTTGTGCGGGCCAAACGGACCAGCCATCGCGACGCCAAACGCCGACTCGGCCTCTTCGCCAATGTTCCCGTCAAGCTGCTGGGGGTGGTGATCAACGGGGCCACGCAGGAGTTCGGCCACGAGGCGTACAGCTACTACCATTACTGA
- a CDS encoding GDP-mannose 4,6-dehydratase yields MRILVTGGAGFIGSHLCEKLLARGDTVVCIDDFNDYYDPRIKRRNLAGCVGDPRFRLVEGDIREERVLEEAFSMGPFDVVAHLAARAGVRPSIRDPLLYEQVNVHGTTLLLEWMRRTGVQRMVFASTSSVYGANRKVPFSETDPVDNPISPYAATKKACELICYTYYHLFGIHTTCLRFFTVYGPRQRPDMAIHRFTRLIDTGKPVPMYGDGTSRRDYTYIDDVLQGVLRAIDGCEGYEIYNLGEARTVALAELIRLLEGLLGKKAKIQQLPEQPGDVPVTFADIRKAREKLGYDPQVPIEEGLRRFVQWYQEEKRFLYPEDEKEVG; encoded by the coding sequence ATGAGGATCTTGGTCACGGGAGGAGCGGGATTCATTGGGTCCCACCTCTGCGAGAAGCTCTTGGCGCGCGGTGACACGGTAGTCTGCATCGACGACTTCAACGACTACTACGATCCGAGGATTAAGCGGCGTAACCTGGCTGGGTGCGTGGGGGACCCGCGCTTCCGCCTTGTGGAGGGGGATATTCGGGAGGAGCGCGTTCTCGAAGAAGCCTTCTCCATGGGCCCCTTTGATGTGGTGGCTCACTTGGCGGCACGAGCGGGCGTTCGGCCAAGCATCCGTGACCCGTTGCTCTACGAGCAGGTAAACGTCCACGGAACCACCCTGCTTCTCGAGTGGATGCGGAGGACGGGGGTTCAGCGGATGGTCTTCGCCAGCACCTCCTCGGTATATGGAGCCAACCGGAAGGTCCCGTTTTCCGAAACCGACCCCGTGGACAATCCCATCTCGCCGTACGCGGCCACCAAGAAGGCCTGTGAGCTCATCTGCTACACGTACTACCACCTGTTCGGCATTCACACCACCTGCCTCCGCTTCTTCACCGTGTATGGTCCCAGGCAGCGGCCGGACATGGCGATCCACCGCTTCACGCGGCTGATCGACACAGGAAAGCCGGTGCCCATGTACGGCGATGGCACCTCGCGCCGGGACTACACGTACATCGACGATGTGCTACAGGGGGTCCTCCGCGCCATTGATGGATGCGAAGGCTACGAGATCTACAATCTGGGCGAGGCGCGGACCGTGGCCCTCGCGGAGCTCATCCGGCTGCTGGAGGGACTCCTCGGCAAGAAGGCGAAAATCCAGCAGTTGCCGGAGCAGCCCGGAGATGTACCCGTAACCTTCGCCGACATCCGCAAGGCGCGGGAGAAGCTGGGCTACGATCCGCAGGTGCCGATTGAGGAGGGCCTGCGGCGCTTTGTCCAATGGTATCAGGAGGAGAAGCGTTTCCTTTACCCCGAGGACGAGAAGGAGGTGGGTTAG
- a CDS encoding glycosyltransferase, whose protein sequence is MEVPRRVLMLAPEPVFTPRGTPFSVVGRLKAYSDEGVRVDLVTYHLGQDVALPGVRFHRIWALPGVRRVKVGPSWIKPVLDALLLARTLSVWRPFRYDLVHTHEEAGLVGAFLREFTGCAHVYDMHSSLAQQMTNFRFSSSRWAIRTMESLERFILSHCDSVLVICEDLRRYVQALGFGHKLYLLENTLDYSFLWDEGTPGSLTLDSALPRPWVVYVGTLEPYQGMELLLSSVRILRDRSAWVGSLLIAGGHTDQVEAYRGLAQELGLDGLVHFLGTVHPGAADHLVRAADVLVSPRVSGTNTPLKIYSYLRSGKPIVATDIWSHTQVLSPDVCALVAPEPEAFAAALSRLLHDEGLRRDLGERAKRYAATRFSDQRYRQTLLAAATEAIARRKTTCAA, encoded by the coding sequence GTGGAAGTGCCCAGACGTGTCCTAATGCTTGCTCCCGAACCGGTCTTTACGCCGCGGGGAACCCCCTTTAGCGTCGTGGGGCGCCTCAAAGCGTACTCCGACGAGGGTGTGAGGGTCGATCTGGTGACCTACCACCTGGGTCAGGACGTGGCCCTGCCGGGGGTGAGGTTTCACCGCATCTGGGCGCTGCCCGGAGTGCGCCGCGTGAAGGTGGGTCCCAGCTGGATTAAGCCCGTGCTGGACGCACTCCTTCTGGCCAGGACGCTGAGCGTCTGGCGGCCCTTCCGGTACGACCTGGTCCACACGCACGAGGAAGCGGGGCTTGTGGGTGCCTTCCTCCGGGAATTCACCGGCTGTGCTCACGTTTACGACATGCACTCCAGTCTGGCGCAGCAGATGACCAACTTCCGTTTCTCCTCCTCCCGCTGGGCGATCCGGACCATGGAAAGCCTCGAACGATTTATCCTGTCCCATTGCGATTCTGTGCTCGTGATCTGCGAAGACTTGCGCCGCTACGTCCAGGCCCTGGGCTTTGGCCACAAGCTCTACCTGCTGGAAAACACCCTCGATTACAGCTTCCTTTGGGATGAGGGAACGCCGGGTTCCCTGACACTGGACAGCGCTCTTCCGCGTCCCTGGGTTGTGTACGTGGGCACCCTTGAGCCTTACCAGGGAATGGAGTTGTTGCTCTCCAGCGTGCGAATCCTGCGTGATCGGAGCGCCTGGGTGGGGAGCCTACTGATCGCCGGCGGCCACACCGACCAGGTTGAAGCGTACCGGGGCCTTGCGCAAGAGCTGGGTCTCGACGGGCTCGTACACTTCCTCGGAACGGTTCATCCGGGTGCGGCCGACCACCTCGTGCGTGCGGCCGATGTCCTGGTCTCTCCGCGGGTATCGGGGACCAATACGCCTTTGAAGATCTACTCGTACCTCCGCTCGGGCAAGCCGATTGTGGCCACCGACATCTGGAGCCACACTCAGGTCCTGAGCCCGGACGTGTGTGCACTGGTCGCACCCGAGCCGGAGGCCTTCGCTGCGGCCCTCTCCAGGCTCCTGCACGATGAGGGACTGCGACGAGACCTCGGCGAACGAGCAAAGCGGTACGCCGCTACGCGTTTCAGCGACCAGCGCTATCGACAGACGCTCCTGGCAGCGGCGACGGAGGCCATCGCCAGAAGGAAGACGACATGTGCGGCATAG
- a CDS encoding polysaccharide biosynthesis/export family protein, which translates to MAKKHCVGKPVVAALFLVGLWGVLSAGRCNPPETSSSTRTVGPGDAVRLRVWDAAQTSSREDVLTAFSGDYTVDGNGDILIPRLGTFRVAGQPMLAVEKAIEARLSEISKRPVVMARPLIRVLIWGAVKEPGSYLAEPSSALWEVLQLSGGPEMQANLEGMYVQRGNRKVIDGLREAFRAGQTLAQIGVQSGDVLVVPYRRRLDLRTALEYTSYVSTLVLLYLRLVERW; encoded by the coding sequence ATGGCGAAAAAACACTGCGTTGGAAAGCCGGTTGTAGCGGCACTTTTCCTCGTCGGCCTTTGGGGTGTATTGTCGGCGGGCAGATGCAACCCTCCCGAGACATCTTCCTCGACGCGCACGGTGGGACCAGGGGACGCCGTACGGCTGCGTGTCTGGGATGCGGCGCAGACCTCGTCCCGTGAGGATGTTCTCACGGCCTTCAGCGGGGATTACACCGTCGACGGCAACGGCGACATCCTCATCCCTCGCCTGGGGACCTTTCGGGTGGCCGGGCAGCCCATGCTCGCCGTGGAGAAGGCCATCGAAGCGAGGCTGTCCGAGATCTCCAAGCGGCCGGTCGTGATGGCCAGGCCGCTCATCCGTGTTCTCATCTGGGGGGCGGTCAAGGAGCCGGGGAGTTACCTTGCGGAACCTTCCTCGGCGTTGTGGGAGGTGCTGCAGCTGAGCGGGGGCCCCGAGATGCAGGCCAATCTGGAAGGGATGTACGTCCAGAGGGGGAATCGGAAGGTGATAGATGGACTGCGAGAGGCCTTTCGTGCCGGCCAGACCCTGGCCCAGATCGGGGTCCAATCGGGGGATGTTCTGGTTGTGCCGTACCGTCGCCGGTTGGACCTGCGCACGGCGCTGGAGTACACATCCTACGTTTCGACCCTGGTGCTGCTGTACCTGCGCTTGGTGGAGCGATGGTAG
- a CDS encoding sugar transferase, with the protein MISEREKFLVHVMRILDATMLVVGFELAYFVDEYIRSAFGLSQKAFAIAPDWSGLYYFTLRNVGLLVAFVASWLILLAAQGIYSHFRMRRLREINAAIGKGMILATLSTSAIAFLFKWQLTSRLYLVTCSVVAMVILMGEKYLLIKFLDSVHRKGYNQINLLIVGTGKRAREFIRAVKENSHWGLRIVGLIDDEHGMFGKEVEGYRVLGRIQDIPFILQRKVIDRVIFVVPRLWLHRIDEAIMACENLGISTAVSLDLYNLKIAKIRQTDFNGFPLLEFETFRAKQWQLFIKRLLDIVLASLMLIAFSPLMLVVAILIKLTSPGPVLFKQKRCGLNGRKFTLYKFRTMVPGAERKKQELLRMNEMNGPVFKMKRDPRVTPIGRILRKFSIDELPQLFNVLKGDMSIVGPRPALPVEVELYEVWQRRRLSLKPGLTCIWQVSGRNKVPFERWMQMDLEYIDNWSLWLDFKIMLKTVFVVLTGYGAA; encoded by the coding sequence ATGATCAGCGAAAGGGAAAAATTCCTCGTCCACGTAATGCGCATCCTGGACGCCACGATGCTCGTGGTGGGCTTCGAGCTGGCGTATTTTGTGGATGAGTACATCCGCAGCGCGTTCGGCCTTTCGCAGAAGGCGTTTGCCATCGCCCCCGACTGGTCGGGCCTCTACTACTTCACCCTCCGGAATGTCGGGCTGCTGGTGGCCTTTGTGGCCTCCTGGCTGATCCTGCTGGCAGCCCAGGGCATCTACTCCCATTTCCGGATGCGCCGCCTGAGGGAGATCAATGCGGCGATCGGCAAGGGGATGATCCTGGCCACCCTGTCCACCTCGGCCATCGCCTTCCTGTTCAAGTGGCAGCTCACCAGCCGGCTCTACCTGGTGACCTGCTCGGTGGTGGCGATGGTCATCCTGATGGGGGAGAAGTACCTGCTCATCAAATTCCTGGACAGTGTACACCGCAAGGGGTACAACCAGATCAACTTGCTCATCGTGGGGACGGGTAAGCGTGCCCGCGAATTCATCCGCGCCGTGAAGGAGAACTCGCATTGGGGCCTGCGGATCGTCGGTCTCATCGACGATGAACACGGGATGTTCGGGAAAGAGGTGGAGGGCTACCGCGTCCTTGGGCGTATCCAGGACATTCCCTTCATTCTGCAACGGAAGGTGATCGACCGCGTGATTTTCGTGGTTCCTCGCCTCTGGCTGCACCGGATCGACGAGGCCATCATGGCCTGCGAGAACCTGGGGATCAGCACGGCCGTCTCCCTCGATCTCTACAACCTCAAGATCGCCAAAATTCGTCAGACCGACTTCAATGGCTTCCCGCTGCTGGAATTCGAGACGTTCCGGGCTAAGCAGTGGCAACTGTTTATCAAGCGATTGCTGGACATCGTGCTGGCCTCCTTGATGCTAATTGCGTTTTCCCCCCTGATGCTGGTGGTCGCCATTCTGATCAAGCTTACCTCGCCCGGACCGGTCCTGTTCAAGCAGAAGCGCTGCGGCCTCAACGGGCGCAAGTTTACCCTCTACAAGTTCCGGACGATGGTTCCGGGAGCAGAAAGAAAGAAGCAAGAGCTTCTGCGCATGAACGAGATGAACGGGCCCGTGTTCAAGATGAAGCGGGATCCTCGCGTGACGCCCATTGGTCGAATCCTGCGGAAGTTCAGCATCGACGAGTTGCCGCAGCTCTTCAACGTCCTGAAGGGGGATATGAGCATTGTGGGCCCGAGGCCAGCTTTGCCCGTCGAGGTGGAGTTGTACGAGGTCTGGCAACGGCGCCGGCTGAGCCTGAAACCGGGCCTGACCTGCATCTGGCAGGTGAGCGGGCGTAACAAGGTTCCCTTCGAGCGCTGGATGCAAATGGACCTCGAGTACATCGACAACTGGTCCCTGTGGTTGGACTTCAAGATTATGCTCAAGACCGTCTTCGTGGTCCTGACGGGCTACGGAGCGGCTTGA
- a CDS encoding UDP-glucose/GDP-mannose dehydrogenase family protein, with protein sequence MNVCVVGTGYVGLVTGACFAEFGNFVVCVDIDKEKIDNLNRGVLPIYEPGLDVMVARNVKEGRLTFTTDLKSAVENSLVIFITVGTPSREDGSADMQYVEQVAKDIARYMNGFKVIVNKSTVPVGAGKWIKELIKKHQTTPSHFAVASNPEFLREGSAIEDFMRPDRVVIGSDSEEAIAILKDLYSPLYLIETPFVITNLETAELIKYASNAFLATKISFINEIANLCEAVGADVHHVAKGMGLDNRIGRKFLHPGPGFGGSCFPKDTRAIVKVAEKYGVELQIVKAVIEVNERQRRRMLDKIKKVLGEVEGKTIALLGLSFKPNTSDVREAPAIWIGQQLLKMGAKLRTYDPAAMEEAKKVLNADGVTYCTDAYEAATGADCVVLAVEWNQFRSLDLARLKAVMKQPIMVDLKNVYDRPKMEKEGFVYEGVGR encoded by the coding sequence ATGAACGTCTGTGTGGTGGGAACCGGCTATGTTGGACTGGTCACGGGCGCGTGCTTCGCCGAGTTCGGAAACTTTGTCGTCTGCGTGGATATCGACAAGGAGAAGATCGACAACCTGAACCGCGGCGTGCTGCCCATCTACGAACCGGGCCTGGACGTAATGGTCGCCCGCAACGTGAAGGAAGGGAGGCTGACGTTTACCACGGATCTCAAGTCGGCCGTCGAGAACTCCCTGGTGATCTTCATTACCGTGGGCACGCCATCCCGAGAGGACGGCTCGGCGGATATGCAGTACGTCGAGCAAGTGGCGAAGGACATCGCCCGCTACATGAACGGCTTTAAGGTGATCGTCAACAAGAGTACCGTGCCCGTCGGGGCCGGCAAGTGGATTAAAGAGCTGATCAAGAAGCACCAGACGACCCCCAGCCACTTCGCCGTGGCCTCCAATCCCGAGTTCCTGCGGGAGGGCTCCGCGATCGAAGACTTCATGCGGCCGGACCGGGTGGTGATCGGGAGCGACAGCGAGGAGGCCATCGCGATCCTGAAAGATCTGTACTCGCCCCTGTACCTCATTGAGACGCCGTTCGTCATCACCAACCTCGAAACGGCGGAGCTCATCAAGTACGCCAGCAACGCCTTCCTCGCGACCAAGATCTCCTTTATCAACGAGATCGCCAATCTCTGCGAGGCCGTGGGCGCCGATGTGCACCACGTGGCCAAGGGCATGGGCCTGGACAATCGGATTGGTCGCAAGTTCCTCCATCCCGGCCCCGGCTTCGGCGGCTCCTGTTTCCCGAAGGATACCCGGGCCATCGTAAAAGTGGCGGAGAAGTACGGGGTGGAGCTGCAGATCGTGAAGGCGGTCATCGAAGTCAACGAACGGCAGCGGCGTCGCATGCTCGACAAAATCAAGAAAGTCCTGGGGGAAGTGGAAGGGAAAACCATCGCCCTCCTGGGTCTTTCCTTCAAGCCGAACACCAGCGATGTTCGGGAAGCCCCTGCCATCTGGATCGGGCAGCAGCTGCTCAAGATGGGGGCCAAGCTGCGAACCTACGACCCCGCAGCCATGGAAGAAGCGAAGAAGGTCCTGAACGCCGACGGCGTCACCTATTGTACCGATGCCTACGAGGCAGCTACTGGCGCCGACTGCGTGGTACTGGCTGTGGAGTGGAACCAGTTCCGCAGCCTGGACCTTGCCCGCCTCAAGGCAGTGATGAAGCAACCCATCATGGTCGATTTGAAGAATGTTTACGATCGTCCGAAAATGGAGAAAGAGGGCTTCGTGTACGAAGGGGTAGGGCGGTAG